In a genomic window of Mycosarcoma maydis chromosome 5, whole genome shotgun sequence:
- a CDS encoding uncharacterized protein (related to signal recognition particle 9 protein (SRP9)), producing MVYIKDWPEFQQRSIKLYRQNPHKSRYLIKSRPSTHSLTLKVTDDTTTIKYRTRSSAILGRLEVFNKAMMLAMAGSEQPLQDANPEPAPSAVTATQTAATSSTTASATGATPNMATAPAQAASGGAAAGGGAASDKKKKKKKGKK from the coding sequence ATGGTATACATCAAGGACTGGCCCGAATtccagcagcgcagcatcAAGCTGTACAGGCAAAATCCTCACAAGAGCCGCTACCTCATCAAGTCTCGACCCTCTACGCACAGCCTCACTCTTAAGGTGACCGATGATACCACTACAATCAAGTATCGCACACGCTCTTCAGCCATCCTGGGTCGACTCGAGGTGTTCAACAAGGCAATGATGCTTGCTATGGCTGGATCGGAGCAGCCTTTGCAGGATGCAAATCCCGAGCCTGCCCCGAGCGCAGTAACGGCAACACAAACAGCAGCGACATCATCAACTACAGCATCAGCTACAGGAGCAACACCGAACATGGCGACTGCaccagcacaagcagcaagtggcggtgctgcagcGGGAGGAGGCGCAGCATCAGAtaaaaagaagaaaaagaagaagggtAAAAAGTAG
- a CDS encoding uncharacterized protein (related to MCM10 - essential chromatin-associated protein involved in the initiation of DNA replication), with the protein MEVTRTASTSHGLPTQPQLSINHRGLGESQRRTPSFRSRKPDIITPSSPSKAKRPYQRPLTESVRKEEEAQRQAALLSFAEARAKVLSIHSYPDSKDADFKYPPGSQGDSSARGLLEQIKNRIDQRAPKPSNFLQKAKQVQQSLLEKQQQLEKLQKAQEEAEKRDSLRSDGFMKRQSQSKTKSEATQGAFFRAKARAADPDALKSAEEAEALEEHYSSEGIVHRDDDLALVEALRPGPRAIPPNPEDPKWEYMEPFSGHRLRERKLSHVQLKDYLCGRYHVPPSLLYSIARPLTMGMDGRLPDTMRNGDYEVPVDGDWIVIATIVEKSDLLVTKGFRPDDFDLPNKPSSRGTAAMSRLEDDPVLFRDVGSDANGKLRLDLEAGNSNAFQDASRGKSKSWQRSQAQGEAIDEELERTRQQINLAHRSRKFVILKLVDLGVNSTQGDGSGSAGRGDNYLSLIAYESDQVDTSVVMHNSSARSEVPEPLSSASSVTRKFINGSRGAFELLYKQAEGTLIAIMNPKVMRPWAPAGSNANSTETKMLRITPRSADDCLIIGQAADYRRCSAIKANGQRCSSFVDIKARKQTRTTTCDYHLSRHMDELAKGRPEFAANATSRFGGAGGAAGMGGRSAHRSSFPGRRGGGYKHDGSAISNINSCSRDHSDHSSFSSSNQSPPPAHARKLRTAFGNIGDGMENNGGQVYLCQSPIVTAYGAEQEVRASDPSNWKYDVSGRYGRGNTEKQSRLKKQIAEEQLMRKIEARFAAPSERPSKRQSDDTDGEKSEVSALPVLPNGTADMINAAYSTLDHRKRVAKQKQDAVNAKRRKYTGVVDPAVSQADTEAGSAKLKFMNLASTSSKRSNTLLGGMPIVGLNRHAADSQASPRETSNSRSKLLSLARDAALFASTSRISGLPEPNLKLNKAHRPKLRLPSHEVGRASKLKVVGGELVNLDDFQDDWEDDLDLPVASTDNAGEAGLSDRIILPTISQPRQSHMASQQDDADDSDLEII; encoded by the coding sequence ATGGAGGTAACACGAACAGCCTCGACCTCGCATGGGCTTCCCACGCAGCCTCAACTTTCGATAAACCATCGTGGTCTTGGCGAGTCTCAACGCCGTACTCCATCGTTCCGGTCTCGCAAGCCAGATATCATCACTCCATCCTCCCCCTCCAAGGCCAAGCGTCCGTATCAGCGCCCTTTGACAGAATCTGTTAgaaaggaggaggaagcccaacgtcaagctgctctccTCTCTTTCGCCGAAGCCCGTGCAAAAGTGTTATCAATCCACTCATATCCAGATTCCAAGGATGCCGATTTCAAGTATCCTCCTGGCTCCCAAGGCGATTCGAGTGCTCGCGGTCTGTTGGAGCAGATCAAGAATCGCATAGACCAGCGTGCACCAAAGCCGAGCAACTTTCTCCAAAAGGCCAAGCAGGTACAGCAGTCCTTACTCGAAAAGCAACAACAGTTAGAGAAGCTCCAAAAGGCACAAGAAGAGGCAGAGAAAAGGGACAGCCTGAGGAGTGATGGCTTTATGAAGAGGCAGTCTCAGTCAAAGACGAAGTCGGAAGCGACACAGGGAGCTTTCTTTCGAGCCAAAGCGCGCGCTGCTGACCCCGATGCGCTCAAGTCAGCCgaggaagcagaggcaTTGGAAGAACACTACTCTTCAGAAGGTATTGTGCATCGAGACGACGATCTTGCTCTGGTCGAGGCACTGCGACCAGGACCTCGTGCCATCCCTCCCAACCCAGAAGATCCCAAGTGGGAATACATGGAGCCTTTCTCCGGCCATCGATTGCGAGAGCGCAAGCTATCCCACGTGCAACTCAAAGACTATCTTTGTGGACGCTACCATGTCCCTCCCTCCCTCCTCTACTCGATCGCTCGTCCGCTCACTATGGGTATGGATGGTAGGTTACCAGATACCATGCGCAATGGCGACTACGAAGTTCCTGTCGACGGTGACTGGATCGTGATCGCGACCATTGTGGAAAAGAGCGACCTGCTCGTGACTAAAGGATTTCGTCCTGATGACTTTGATCTACCAAACAAGCCATCTTCGCGTGGAACGGCAGCCATGTCTAGATTGGAAGACGATCCGGTGCTGTTCCGAGATGTGGGCTCCGATGCGAACGGCAAACTtcgacttgatcttgaAGCAGGCAACTCTAACGCCTTCCAAGATGCTTCCAGAGGCAAGTCGAAGTCATGGCAACGAAGCCAAGCCCAAGGCGAGGCCATAGATGAAGAGCTCGAACGTACGCGCCAGCAAATCAACCTCGCACATCGTTCTCGCAAGTTTGTCATCCtcaagcttgtcgaccTCGGCGTCAATAGCACTCAAGGCGATGGCTCTGGCTCGGCAGGACGAGGAGACAATTATCTCTCTCTCATCGCCTATGAGTCGGATCAGGTGGACACATCCGTTGTCATGCACAATTCCAGTGCGCGCTCCGAAGTACCTGAGCCCTTAtcctccgcctcgtccGTGACTAGGAAGTTTATCAATGGTTCTCGCGGTGCCTTTGAGCTGCTCTACAAGCAAGCTGAAGGTACACTTATTGCCATCATGAATCCCAAGGTGATGCGCCCTTGGGCACCGGCAGGAAGCAATGCGAACTCGACAGAGACAAAAATGCTGCGCATCACTCCAAGGTCTGCCGACGACTGCTTGATCATCGGCCAAGCTGCGGATTACAGGAGATGTTCGGCGATCAAGGCCAACGGTCAAAGATGTAGCAGCTTTGTTGACATCAAAGCGCGCAAGCAGACTCGAACCACGACGTGCGACTACCATCTGAGTAGGCACATGGACGAACTCGCGAAGGGCAGGCCGGAATTTGCCGCCAATGCGACTTCTAGATTTGGCGGTGCCGGTGGTGCCGCTGGTATGGGTGGCCGATCCGCTCATCGGAGCTCCTTTCCCGGTCGTCGAGGCGGAGGCTACAAGCATGACGGGTCGGCAATCAGCAATATCAATTCTTGCAGCAGAGATCACAGCGACCacagcagcttcagcagcagcaaccaaTCCCCACCTCCTGCGCATGCAAGAAAGCTCAGAACCGCCTTTGGCAACATCGGCGATGGCATGGAGAACAATGGCGGGCAAGTGTACCTCTGTCAATCACCCATTGTGACTGCATACGGTGCAGAACAAGAAGTTCGCGCATCGGATCCGTCCAATTGGAAGTACGATGTCAGCGGTAGATACGGTCGGGGCAACACTGAGAAGCAGAGCCGGCTGAAAAAGCAGATCGCGGAAGAACAACTCATGCGCAAAATCGAGGCTCGATTTGCTGCACCGTCGGAACGACCGTCCAAGAGGCAATCTGACGATACCGATGGGGAGAAGAGTGAAGTGAGTGCTCTGCCGGTGCTGCCGAATGGAACTGCTGACATGATTAATGCAGCGTACTCGACATTGGATCATCGAAAGCGGGTTgcgaagcagaagcaagatGCGGTCAATGCCAAGAGGCGAAAGTACACCGGCGTTGTCGATCCAGCTGTGAGCCAAGCCGATACGGAAGCAGGGTCGGCCAAGCTAAAATTCATGAACCTCGCGTCCACTAGCAGCAAACGATCCAACACTCTCCTCGGCGGAATGCCGATTGTAGGTCTCAACAGGCACGCTGCCGATTCGCAAGCGTCTCCAAGAGAAACCAGTAATTCGCGAAGTAAGCTCCTGTCCCTCGCTCGCGACGCTGCATTGTTCGCGTCCACTTCGCGTATCAGCGGCCTTCCTGAGCCCAATTTGAAACTCAACAAGGCTCATCGTCCAAAGCTCCGGCTGCCGTCGCACGAAGTGGGCCGCGCCTCGAAGCTCAAAGTTGTTGGAGGCGAGTTGGTCAATTTGGATGATTTTCAGGACGATTGGGAAGACGACCTCGATCTGCCCGTTGCTTCTACCGATAATGCAGGCGAGGCGGGACTGAGCGACCGCATCATTCTTCCGACAATTTCACAGCCCCGTCAGTCCCACATGGCGAGTCagcaagacgatgctgacgaCTCGGATCTTGAGATCATCTAG
- a CDS encoding retromer subunit VPS35 (related to vacuolar protein-sorting protein VPS35): protein MDDSAKVLSEALNVVKVQLVQMKRCLDADQVMDALKSASTMLSELRTSSLSPKNYYELYMAVFDALRHLSIYLYDAHTTGKHHLADLYELVQYCGNIVPRLYLMITVGSVYMSIPDAPIKEIMKDVMEMSRGVQHPTRGLFLRHYLSGATRDYLPVGQDMGPGGNLQDSIGFVLTNFIEMNKLWVRLQHQGHSRDREKREMERKELRILVGTNLVRLSQLEGVDLEMYQRTILPSILEQVVNCKDVIAQEYLMEVVIQVFPDDFHLRTLSPFLSACAALHPKVNIKQIVIALIDRLAAYAAREAENDSPEEIKRQEEEASRRLAEKTRQMRMTGQSAGPGSVWDEVTAQGDPKAKAADIAEPASPSAADLNTMPPPPVEPSGFGMASADRESAAAPNVATHSSEEPVFRSVPDGLDEDAWGSAGGSGPGGTSTAVSATWISQTDERTQASNAQRTTDTSITSTEVDETKDEQNARAQEFPSAGFGASSNANGAHTNGDAEQTSVSAPAQTPHPAAVFEKPVGKFRGIPEDVRLFEVFWEQIVQLIRARPDLSIQDITALLVSLANLSLSCYPDKLEYVDQVLAFAREKVVEFEQSPDLHSPATTTNLNSLLLSPINSYLTVLTLLALPSYLSLLSVQPYTTRKSIAQAVVMSVLRNETVMSTPEDVSGVLDLCSPIIRDHKDAIMGGLPHGGIHMGAGSGGQGGYSGAYGHYGGGDPRMAQGMYGAGARSMGRHHMMQYDMEEMAEEQGWIARMIHLFRADELETQFSLLQTARKHFVDGGERIKFTLPPLITSAIKLGRRYKLRERQEPNWETKMLTLYKFIHQVISILYNKVESSDICLRLFLLAAQSADESGFEELAYEFYVQAFTIYEESISESRAQLHAIGLIISTLQTARVFGTDNYDTLITKAALHGAKLLKKPHQAAAVMMASHLWWQTEVPGHPAGLATSSSSATGNTAANSSAAASGSVASGGSSAKESKPILLKDGKRVLECLQKSLRIANSCIDERSTVEIFCSALDQYLYYFEQQVEAVAPKYINSLVELISNGLDSLMTAEADGAHGGGGAGGAPVTSHPAIVGGGFLELPTTPDSCLRHFRSQLQYIKTRKEAAALTLANANPQASVDAGSGPASSGPDWGAVQIGPSLTKFGLK from the exons ATGGACGACTCGGCCAAGGTCCTCTCCGAGGCCCTCAATGTGGTCAAGGTGCAATTGGTGCAGATGAAGAGATGCCTCGATGCGGATCAGGTCATGGATGCGCTCAAAAGTGCGTCCACCATGCTGTCCGAGCTTCGAACATCCTCGCTGTCACCCAAAAACTATTACGAACTAT ATATGGCCGTCTTTGATGCATTGCGACATCTATCCATCTACCTCTATGATGCTCACACAACGGGCAAGCACCATCTTGCCGATCTGTACGAGCTCGTGCAATACTGCGGAAACATTGTGCCACGTCTCTATCTCATGATCACTGTCGGAAGCGTATACATGTCGATACCCGACGCTCCTATCAAGGAGATCATGAAGGATGTGATGGAGATGAGTCGTGGCGTCCAGCATCCCACCCGAGGTCTTTTCCTCCGTCACTATCTCAGCGGCGCTACCCGCGACTACCTGCCGGTCGGTCAAGATATGGGTCCCGGCGGTAATCTCCAGGACAGCATTGGCTTTGTGCTCACCAATTTTATCGAGATGAACAAACTTTGGGTCCGACTCCAGCACCAGGGTCACTCGAGAGATcgcgagaagcgagaaaTGGAGCGCAAGGAGCtgcgcatcctcgtcggtACCAACCTCGTTCGTCTGAGTCAGCTCGAAGGCGTCGACCTTGAAATGTATCAGCGCACAATTCTACCCTCCATCCTCGAACAGGTCGTCAACTGCAAGGACGTTATTGCGCAAGAATATCTTATGGAGGTTGTCATTCAGGTCTTTCCCGACGACTTCCATCTCCGAACCCTCAGTCCATTCCTTTctgcttgcgcagctttgCACCCCAAGGTCAACATCAAGCAGATCGTGATTGCACTGATCGATCGTCTTGCCGCTTACGCCGCGCGCGAAGCAGAAAACGACAGTCCAGAAGAGATCAAGAGgcaagaggaggaagcaaGCCGTCGCCTGGCCGAAAAAACGCGACAGATGAGGATGACCGGCCAGAGCGCTGGCCCCGGCTCTGTTTGGGACGAGGTCACCGCTCAGGGCGATCCAAAGGCCAAAGCCGCAGACATTGCAGAACCCGCATCGCCGAGCGCTGCGGACCTCAATACAATGCCGCCGCCCCCGGTTGAGCCCAGCGGATTCGGCATGGCTTCAGCCGACAGAGAGTCTGCGGCTGCACCCAATGTCGCAACGCACAGCTCTGAAGAGCCTGTCTTCCGCAGCGTACCAGACGGCCTCGATGAAGACGCCTGGGGCTCGGCTGGTGGCAGTGGACCAGGTGGCACCTCTACCGCCGTTTCTGCCACGTGGATATCGCAGACCGACGAACGCACGCAGGCGAGCAACGCACAGCGAACCACAGACACTAGCATCACATCGACCGAGGTTGATGAAACTAAGGACGAACAGAACGCTCGTGCCCAAGAGTTTCCCTCCGCCGGTTTcggagcaagcagcaacgcgAATGGAGCTCACACCAACGGAGACGCCGAACAGACGTCTGTGTCCGCACCAGCGCAAACGCCTCACCCTGCGGCGGTGTTCGAAAAGCCGGTCGGCAAGTTCAGGGGCATTCCGGAGGATGTTCGTCTCTTCGAGGTGTTCTGGGAGCAGATTGTTCAGCTCATCCGTGCGCGACCCGACCTCTCCATCCAAGACATTACAGCGCtgcttgtctcgctcgccaaccTTTCGCTTAGCTGCTACCcggacaagctcgagtACGTAGACCAGGTGCTCGCTTTCGCACGCGAAAAGGTGGTCGAATTCGAACAGAGCCCCGATCTGCACAGTCCAgcgaccaccaccaacctCAACTCTTTGCTCCTCTCACCCATCAACTCTTACCTCACTGTTCTGACACTGCTGGCCCTGCCATCGTATCTGTCCCTTCTGTCGGTGCAGCCGTATACAACACGCAAATCGATCGCACAGGCCGTCGTCATGTCGGTGCTGCGCAACGAGACTGTCATGTCGACGCCCGAAGACGTCAGCGGTGTGCTCGATCTTTGCAGTCCCATTATCCGCGATCACAAGGACGCGATCATGGGTGGATTGCCTCATGGCGGTATTCACATGGGAGCAGGGTCCGGTGGTCAGGGCGGCTACAGCGGTGCCTACGGTCACTATGGTGGCGGCGACCCGAGAATGGCACAGGGCATGTATGGCGCCGGAGCTCGCAGCATGGGCCGTCACCATATGATGCAATACGACATGGAGGAGATGGCCGAAGAGCAAGGATGGATTGCTCGTATGATCCATCTGTTCCGTGCtgatgagctcgagacgcaaTTCAGCTTGCTGCAAACCGCACGCAAACACTTTGTGGACGGCGGCGAACGCATCAAGTTTACACTACCACCTCTGATCACCTCTGCCATCAAGCTCGGACGACGCTACAAGTTGCGCGAGCGGCAAGAGCCAAATTGGGAAACCAAAATGCTGACTCTGTACAAATTTATCCATCAGGTTATCTCGATCTTGTACAACAAGGTCGAATCATCGGACATCTGTCTCCggctcttcttgctcgcaGCGCAGTCTGCCGACGAGAGCGGCTTCGAAGAGCTCGCCTACGAGTTCTACGTACAGGCGTTCACCATCTACGAGGAGTCGATTTCGGAATCGCGCGCGCAGCTCCATGCCATCGGACTGATCATCAGCACGCTGCAGACGGCTCGTGTATTTGGCACCGACAACTACGACACTCTCATCACCAAGGCGGCGCTGCATGGAGCTAAGCTATTGAAAAAGCCgcaccaagcagctgcggTCATGATGGCGAGTCACCTTTGGTGGCAGACCGAGGTTCCAGGTCACCCTGCTGGGCTCGCTACCAGCTCATCCTCTGCTACAGGCAACACTGCTGCTAATAGTAGCGCTGCCGCAAGCGGCAGCGTCGCCTCtggaggcagcagcgccaaagaGAGCAAGCCTATCCTGCTCAAGGACGGCAAACGTGTGCTCGAATGTCTGCAAAAGTCGCTGCGTATCGCAAATagctgcatcgacgagcgaagCACCGTGGAAATTTTCTGCTCGGCGCTCGACCAGTACCTCTACTACTttgagcagcaggtggaggcggtggcGCCAAAATACATCAATTCGCTTGTTGAGCTCATCTCGAACGGACTTGATTCGCTCATGACGGCAGAGGCAGATGGAGCTCACGGAGGTGGAGGTGCAGGAGGAGCGCCAGTGACTTCGCATCCAGCCATCGTAGGAGGTGGCTTTTTGGAGCTTCCTACAACACCGGACAGCTGCCTTCGCCACTTCCGCTCACAGCTCCAGTACATTAAGACACGGAaggaggcagcagcgctgacGCTTGCGAATGCCAACCCGCAAGCTAGTGTGGATGCGGGTTCCGGCCCCGCTTCCTCAGGACCTGATTGGGGTGCTGTGCAGATCGGACCTAGCCTCACAAAGTTCGGCCTCAAGTAG
- a CDS encoding uncharacterized protein (related to serine/threonine protein kinase), protein MSSASANQQHKNLLGHRIADGRLELVQVLGLGAYGVVYLARDLHHHHGAYASTSSHQAFAALAAAKQGHTSGYYAVKCLNKVGLDARQRAFQRREIMLHTMASNHPNVVTLHRVIDDPQDPCVYVVLDYCPDGDLFSMITETQRYMLPTSASRTADEHGIDVAFTTDRLKMDTLIRDVFGQILDAVEFCHQMGIYHRDLKPENILCLRGGAKVVLADFGLATGDKSSSDFGCGSTFYMGPECQGGITRRLTSYNTAANDVWSLGVILVNLICGRNPWKQACPADDTFREYLRNPDFLKEILPISDGVNSILKRVFTFRAEARCSIADLRTMICGVDRLTATTAEIKARQEAARHAAAQAQAARQAENIAAAAAYREQQRKQQAALESARAAHTQAYHPAAAVVRHVDAVRKPNCGRARCLPQVATLDQITRPVAYASHRYASHADDDADAIANAALYDAYSDPELDSSSCEGDGSFSPSDAPDDCTEGHLSGEQANVDWSRHPIAAPASGHLEHRGVSNLTSMSDVHATQKPCLGVSISTNAMAMDDREGCSDDCSSRSASGESRRSSASYTGLPPTPQFVAHSVEEASIAKAGADFSPTPASKRVHVNGTFSGIVEGGLVATEGKTSTRGLAARWLQSRWEQDEEACALAGFAQPAVKHQAARAVVAGWAAPEGERHFASVPSRRLVHAHQISTRGAIPSYRSNASLDATQQYVAEAARYTEHN, encoded by the coding sequence ATGTCTTCGGCGAGCGCCAACCAACAACACAAGAACCTTCTCGGTCATCGTATTGCCGATGGCCGCTTGGAGCTCGTTCAGGTGCTCGGTCTAGGTGCCTACGGCGTTGTCTATCTCGCACGCGACctccatcaccaccacggCGCCTAcgcctcgacctcttccCACCAAGCTTTCGCCGCGCTAGCTGCCGCCAAACAAGGTCACACCTCCGGCTATTATGCAGTCAAGTGCCTCAACAAGGTAGGCCTCGATGCCCGCCAGCGTGCCTTTCAGCGTCGTGAGATCATGCTTCATACCATGGCATCCAATCACCCCAACGTCGTCACCCTTCACCGTGTCATCGACGATCCACAAGACCCTTGCGTCTACGTTGTGCTCGACTACTGTCCCGACGGCGACCTCTTCAGCATGATCACCGAAACCCAGCGCTATATGTTGCCAACCTCTGCTTCGCGTACCGCCGACGAACACGGCATCGATGTTGCCTTCACCACTGACCGTCTCAAGATGGATACCCTTATCCGCGACGTCTTTGGCCAGATCCTCGACGCCGTCGAGTTTTGCCATCAGATGGGCATCTACCACCGCGATCTCAAGCCTGAGAACATCCTCTGCCTTCGTGGAGGCGCCAAAGTGGTGCTCGCCGACTTTGGTTTGGCCACTGGTGACAAGTCGAGCTCCGACTTTGGATGCGGCAGCACTTTCTACATGGGGCCCGAGTGCCAAGGCGGCATCACCCGTCGTCTCACCAGCTACAACACAGCCGCCAACGACGTCTGGTCTCTCGGCGTCATCCTCGTTAACCTCATCTGCGGCCGGAACCCGTGGAAGCAGGCTTGCCCCGCTGATGATACCTTCCGCGAATACCTACGTAACCCTGACTTCCTCAAAGAGATCCTTCCCATCTCGGACGGCGTCAACTCGATCCTCAAACGGGTCTTTACTTTCCGCGCCGAGGCTCGCTGCTCCATTGCCGATCTCCGAACGATGATTTGCGGCGTCGATCGActcaccgccaccaccgctgaGATCAAGGCCCGTCAAGAAGCCGCTCGCCACGCCGCCGCTCAGGCGCAAGCCGCTCGTCAGGCCGAGAAcatcgctgccgctgccgcctaccgcgagcagcagcgcaagcagcaggctgcTCTCGAATCGGCGCGCGCTGCTCATACCCAAGCCTATCATCCCGCTGCTGCGGTCGTTCGACATGTCGACGCCGTGCGCAAGCCCAATTGCGGCCGCGCTCGCTGTTTGCCGCAGGTTGCGAcgctcgaccagatcaCTCGGCCTGTCGCCTACGCCAGCCACCGCTATGCATCACatgccgacgacgatgccgacgccatcgccaaTGCAGCTTTGTACGACGCCTATTCGGATCCAGAGCtggacagcagcagttGCGAGGGCGATGGCTCCTTTTCGCCTTCCGACGCGCCTGACGACTGCACTGAGGGTCACTTGTCGGGTGAACAGGCCAACGTCGACTGGTCACGTCATCCCATAGCGGCTCCTGCCAGCGGTCATCTTGAACACCGTGGAGTTTCCAACCTCACCAGCATGAGCGATGTGCATGCCACCCAGAAGCCATGCCTGGGCGTCAGCATTTCCACCAACGCAATGGCCATGGATGATCGCGAAGGATGCTCGGACGATTGCTCGAGCCGTAGCGCCAGCGGTGAGTCGCGCCGCAGCTCAGCGTCCTACACAGGCTTGCCACCCACGCCTCAATTCGTTGCTCACAGCGTGGAGGAGGCTTCGATCGCAAAGGCGGGAGCCGACTTTTCGCCTACACcggcgagcaagcgtgTTCACGTCAACGGCACATTCAGTGGCATCGTCGAGGGCGGTCTTGTCGCGACCGAAGGCAAGACATCGACGCGTGGCCTTGCCGCGCGATGGCTACAAAGCCGCTGGGAGCAGGATGAGGAAGCGTGCGCGCTTGCTGGCTTTGCACAACCCGCTGTCAAACATCAAGCCGCGCGAGCCGTCGTAGCTGGCTGGGCTGCTCCGGAAGGCGAGCGACACTTTGCCAGTGTCCCCAGCAGACGCTTGGTGCACGCCCATCAGATTAGCACTCGCGGTGCCATTCCTTCGTACCGCAGCAACGCCTCGCTTGACGCTACTCAGCAGTATGTGGCGGAGGCGGCAAGGTATACCGAACACAACTAG